In the genome of Halalkalicoccus subterraneus, the window TGGCAGCCGGTCGCTTACGCTTGCTTTCTGCCCGCCGGGGTTGTCCACGCTGTCGTCGAAGCCGCTGTCGAAGATCCCGTCGGGGTCGCTCCACTCATCGAGGCCCGAACAGTCGTGGTTCTCCGGGAGTCGGTGTTGGCCACAGAACACGCCGCCACAGCGCCCACAGCGGTAGGGCATGTTCTCGTGTGAGCCACACCGATCACACTGCGCCATTACCGGCGGTTCGCGGCGGGGCGACAAAAGGGGTTGGGATGTACTGCCGGTCGCAAGCCCCCGTACTGATTCGCCGGCATAGCTTGGCGAATCAGTACGGACAGGTTCGATCGACGGGACACGACGGATTGGGTTTTTACCCCCGCACCACCCACTCTCGCGCGTGCAGGAGTACGAGCGAAAACAGCTGCTCGAACGCATCGGCAAGGAGGGTTCGACCATCGGCGCACAGATCCCTGAAGCCATCGACATTCAGGGAGAGCGTGTCGAGCTCCGCGATTTCGTCTTCGAGATCAAGCGCCGCGAAACGGTCCCCGAGGGGGAACGAGAGCGCGTCGAGCAGGCAAAGCGCAACCTGCGCAAGGAGCGCCTCGAACGACTGGAACTGATCGAGGAGGGCGAGATACCGAGGGAAGAGGGCGAACGCCTCGCCGAATCGATCATCGGGATCGACCGCGCGCTGGAGGGGCTCCAGCAGCTCGGTCCGGCGAACGTCGAAGCCGAGGTCGAGGCCCAGGAGGTCGCCGATAAGAAGCGGTGGTCGCGCTTCATGCGCCAAGCCCTGGGGCTCGACGAGGACAGTACACCTAACAGGCGATAAGCCGAAGGGAGGATATGAGCCGCAACGCCGAGGTCGCCGCCCTCTTCGAGGAGTACGCCGACCTCCTCGAGGCCCGGGACGTCGAGTACAAACCCAACACCTACCGCCGGGCCGCAGACAGCATCCGCGACCATCCGACCGCGATCGAGGAGTTGGCGAGCGAGGGAAAAGAGGCCGTCGAGGGGATCGACGGGGTGGGTGATGCTATCTCCGCGAAGGTCATCGAGTACGTCGAGACGGGCGCGATCGAGGAGTTAGAGAACGAACGGACGACCCTTCCGGTGGCGATGGGCGAACTCACGAGCGTCGAGGGCGTCGGACCCAAGACGGTAGGAACGCTCTACGAGGAACTGGGCGTCGAGAACCTCGCGGACCTCGAAAAGGCCGCGAGCGCCGGGAAAATTCAAGAGATCAAGGGATTCGGGCCGAAAACGGAGGAGAACATCCTCAGCGGAGTGGCGTTCGCCCGGAAGGCGAGCGAGCGCGAGCTGCTGGGTGAGACCCGCCCGCTGGCCGACGACCTGCTCATGTATCTGCGCGATCACGGCTCCGTCGAGCGCGCCGAGGTCGCGGGGTCGATCCGGCGGTGGCGAGAAACCAGCGGCGACGTCGACGTGCTCGCTGCAAGCGAAGACCTCGAAACGGTC includes:
- a CDS encoding DUF5788 family protein: MQEYERKQLLERIGKEGSTIGAQIPEAIDIQGERVELRDFVFEIKRRETVPEGERERVEQAKRNLRKERLERLELIEEGEIPREEGERLAESIIGIDRALEGLQQLGPANVEAEVEAQEVADKKRWSRFMRQALGLDEDSTPNRR